The Candidatus Margulisiibacteriota bacterium genome has a window encoding:
- a CDS encoding helix-turn-helix domain-containing protein: protein MNDIQQLKEHIGQRLKDLRTQKGFTLEYVSLDLDISFSNYLYMEKGTRGAPKLEMLCKLADFYGVPVDYFFQDYAPTSRHPLPQRNITERKLLSEFRKLNLEKKNLAVRVLRVFGRD, encoded by the coding sequence ATGAATGACATCCAGCAACTCAAAGAGCATATTGGCCAGCGGCTGAAAGATTTAAGAACCCAAAAAGGGTTTACTCTGGAATATGTGAGTTTGGATTTGGATATATCTTTTTCTAATTATCTTTATATGGAAAAAGGCACGCGCGGCGCGCCCAAGCTGGAAATGCTTTGCAAACTGGCGGATTTTTACGGCGTGCCAGTGGATTATTTCTTTCAAGACTATGCGCCAACCAGTCGACATCCTTTGCCGCAACGCAATATTACCGAAAGAAAATTATTATCCGAGTTCCGCAAATTAAATCTTGAGAAAAAAAACCTAGCCGTCCGCGTGCTGAGAGTGTTCGGGCGGGACTAA